The following coding sequences are from one Xiphophorus couchianus chromosome 7, X_couchianus-1.0, whole genome shotgun sequence window:
- the tmem223 gene encoding transmembrane protein 223 — MGYERLLCGALERYSRLFRLGNFQQKARVFQNATQSSGESTRLFTWFGQNGEILAPTARQVAARRGYCSSTQPAKDVTLFEHDRTRFFRVLTVFCGGQFVFWTYLAQFAFTGLRDTGGKGRAKASTTTGLAGMWSFEMNLGSNAWRYGFTLGCLTIGAGIIGLGALFCRRSVSKVVLHKGGRMVTVRTQSPLGPDRGRTINVPLNQVACHSHRQESPSFIPLRIKGHRLYFLLDKNGTINNARLFDVTVGAYRPF; from the coding sequence ATGGGATATGAGCGCCTACTTTGCGGAGCTCTGGAGCGGTACTCCAGGCTGTTTCGACTCGGCAATTTTCAGCAGAAAGCTCGAGTCTTTCAAAATGCGACCCAGTCGAGCGGGGAATCCACGCGATTATTTACCTGGTTCGGACAGAACGGGGAGATTCTTGCTCCCACAGCCCGCCAGGTAGCAGCCCGTCGAGGCTACTGCAGCTCCACCCAGCCTGCCAAAGATGTCACCCTGTTCGAGCACGACAGAACCCGCTTCTTCCGGGTGCTGACGGTCTTCTGCGGCGGCCAGTTCGTCTTCTGGACGTACCTGGCTCAGTTCGCCTTCACCGGGCTCAGAGACACCGGCGGAAAAGGCCGAGCTAAGGCGTCCACCACCACCGGACTGGCCGGGATGTGGAGTTTCGAGATGAACCTGGGTTCAAACGCCTGGAGGTACGGCTTTACCCTGGGTTGCCTGACCATAGGAGCGGGGATAATCGGGCTCGGGGCTCTGTTCTGCCGGAGGTCGGTCAGTAAGGTGGTTCTACATAAGGGTGGGAGGATGGTGACGGTACGGACACAGTCTCCTCTGGGACCAGACAGAGGCAGGACCATTAATGTGCCACTAAATCAGGTGGCCTGCCACTCTCATAGACAGGAGTCCCCGTCGTTCATCCCGCTCAGAATCAAGGGCCACCGGCTCTACTTTCTGCTGGACAAAAATGGGACCATAAACAACGCCAGGCTGTTTGACGTCACCGTTGGTGCATATAGACCATTTTAA